The stretch of DNA AGATACTTGTCAGGATAATGGGCCTTATTCTTGCGGCAATCGCAGTTACGCTCTTCATCGAGGGACTGGCAGCTATAAACAGCACCTTTACGGTTCCGGCTGTCTGATGCCCTATTTATTTTGGCAACCTAAATTTATTTGGACAACCAAATTATGATGATGACATCTTACAGGGGCAAAAAACTGACAAGAAAAACCGAGGACTATCTTGAGGCGATACTGGTCGTAAGCCTTGAGAAAGGATATGCAAAGACAAGAGATGTCGCTGCTCTGCTTGCTGTGACTCCTTCATCGACGGTCGAGATGTTTATAAAACTGGATAAGATGGGTCTTATCGAGTACAGGAAGTACGAGGGTGTGAGGCTTAAGTCGGACGGCCTTGAGATCGCAAGGACAATCAAATTCCGTCACGACACTCTTTTCAATTTTCTGCGCCTTATCGGGGTTAATAATGATATTGCGGACAGAGATGCCTGTAAAATGGAGCATGAACTCGATCGCGAGACAATCTCTGCGATCGATAGTCTCGTGGACTTTCTCGGGCGGGATGACAATAAAGGAATACTCAATGATCTGAAAAGGTACAGGGAGTAAAATCCCTACGATCCATGATAGATTCATGAATGTCGATTACCACACTGTTTTTTGAACATTAATCCTGGATGTCTGGATATTGCGGATTTTTTGTAAATTTCGGTATTCGGAGATTTTTTATTATCTTCTTTGGGAGGTTTACATTTGTTTCAAAAATTTTGGATCATATTATTCCATACCTAAACTGCAATTTTAGTTTAGATGATGAAGCCTGAGATAAAATTCGTAACTGATGAAAGGGGCCGGAGATCATGTAAGCCTGCAAGAGTCTCCGGGGAGGGACATTAGATGTCTCACTCCGGCGGGCGCTCCTCGATAGGCGGGGTCAGAGACCTCTCCCGCATATCACCGGTTCTGCTCGAACTTGCGGGTTTAAAATCGAAGACGGAATCTTCCCTGGAAACAGGGAATAAACAGGTTTACGGGGGTGTAAGGATGTAGCAGGATTGTTGCCTGTGTTATAAAATCTCTACAATAAAATAGCGTCAGGGAAAATGGCTATACACTCATGAACGCATCAAAACCAACACACCGTTATCGACTCTAAAACCTCTGGATTAAAAGATCCACACAATCCATAGTTGGGGTTTTCTCCAAAAACCCAAATCCATTATATTATTTGTAAAAAACCGAATCTTTTTTGAAACCCTTTAATATTTGTATAAAAATAAAGATGATACTCTAAAGAAATGAGGTATGAAATGTCCGGAAAAATACATCTCAGCAGGAAGGCAGAGGATTATCTCGAGGCGATCTATGTCGTAAGCCGCGAGAAAGGCTACGCCAGGACAAAGGATGTTGCTGCCGAACTTAAAGTCAGCCCTTCAAGCGTGGTGGAAATGTTTCGGAAGCTCGATAAACAGGGATTAGTCAGGTACAGGAAGTATGAGGGTGTCGTCCCGAATCCCGAAGGTCTCCGTATAGGTAAGATGATCAAGAGCAGGCATGACACACTCAAGGCATTCTTCATGAGAATCGGAGTTCCCGAGGATATTGCAGATGAAGATGCCTGTATGATGGAGCATGAACTGAATCCCCGGTCCATCGAACAGATTCAATTCCTGCTGAACTTTGTCGATGAAAGGGCGGATCGGTCCCACACATTCGCGGACTTCGAAGCATACTGCCGTATAAGGAGATCTGAGGAAGACAAAAGCGATCTTTAATATCCCTATTTCTCCTAAATTTAGTTTCTAAATCTCACGAAAAACGGATTTTTCTGTAGTAAAGATTTTGGAATTTCAAAATAATCCTAATATATTCCGGTTTTATTCAGGAAACCTGGTCTTTTTCGAACCCTATTCATTACAACCGAATTTGCAACATCATATGGTAAACTCATGTTTCTGACCGAATTGTCCCAATCGGAAAGAGGAAGGATCACAATGATTCCCGGGTGGGGTCGTGCAAGGCAGGATCTTGCCCTCCGCGGGCTTTCTGAGGGATGTACTGTTAAAATGATATCTGCAGGCTGCGGACCCGTAGTCGTTGAGGTCAAAGGCATTACTCTTGCGATAGGTAGACGAATGGCCGGCAGAATCAGGGTTTTGAGAATAGATAGCTGATTATTGAGGAATCCTATGAAGAAAAAGTTGTCCGAGATGGATTTTGGTGATTACGGGACTGTCTGTGAGATCAGTTCCAACAAATCCGGCCTTCGTGCACTTGGAGTCAGGGAGGGAAAGACCCTGACCATGGTTACTAAGCAGCCTGTAAAAGGGCCGGTTGTTGTAATGCTCGGTGAAGTCGAGGTTGCAATGGGCCTTGAGATGGCCGATTCCGTCTTCGTCGAATGTAGCTGATACCTGGAGACTGGACTATGGCAGAAAAGACAAGAAAAATAAAGAAGATAATGATGGTCGGCAATCCTAATGTCGGGAAGAGCGCTCTTTTCAATCGTCTGACCGGCGGAGAAGCGATCGTCTCAAATTATCCTGGCACCACCGTCGATTATACTAAAGGCGAATTTGCCGAAGGCGGGGTCTTTTACGAGGTCACCGATGTACCGGGAACGTATTCTCTCGAACCACGTGACGGCGCCGAAGAGGTTGCGGTCAGCCTTCTTGAAAAAGCGAAGGGGGAGGTCGTGATGATCGTCCTCGATGCGACAAGGATCGAGAGAGGCCTTTATCTTGCACTTGAGGTTATCGAACGAGGCTATCCGGCAATCATCTCACTTAATATGATAGATGAAGCGCACGACAAGGAGGTCCTTGTGAACCCTTCCGAACTTCAGCGCCTGCTTGGTGTGCCTGTAGTTGCGACATCCGCCATCAGCGGTGAAGGTGTGAAAGACCTTGCAAAGATGGCAGGAAAGGCACGCGTTTCTGATGTTTCACAGATAAAGGCTGCACTTGAAGGCAAGAGGAAAGAGCCCGCTCCGTCCGGCGGATGCATGGGCTGCGGGGGATGTGGAGGCTGCTGATATGGCTGGTAATTATATCTCCGAAGACGAGCGCTGGGATCTTGTAGACAAGATTTCAGGCCGCATTGTTACATACGGGGAATACAAACAGAGCCTTCGCGATGTTATCGGTGAACTCACCGTAGTCCCACTGACCGGGATTCCGGTTGCAATAGCAGTATTGTATGCCTTCTGGAGCATATTCTGCTCTTTTGCAGGATCGCTTATGACCGACGGGTTCATGGTAAAGCTATTCGACAACTACTGGCTCCCGTGGCTCCAGTCCGTATGGCCCGATCCGAACGGGTGGATCTATTTCCTGTTTGTCGGGGATCCGGCTGCCGATAACTGCTTTGAGGCATTCGGTATGCTGACGTCAGGT from Methanolacinia petrolearia DSM 11571 encodes:
- a CDS encoding metal-dependent transcriptional regulator; the protein is MMMTSYRGKKLTRKTEDYLEAILVVSLEKGYAKTRDVAALLAVTPSSTVEMFIKLDKMGLIEYRKYEGVRLKSDGLEIARTIKFRHDTLFNFLRLIGVNNDIADRDACKMEHELDRETISAIDSLVDFLGRDDNKGILNDLKRYRE
- a CDS encoding metal-dependent transcriptional regulator, giving the protein MSGKIHLSRKAEDYLEAIYVVSREKGYARTKDVAAELKVSPSSVVEMFRKLDKQGLVRYRKYEGVVPNPEGLRIGKMIKSRHDTLKAFFMRIGVPEDIADEDACMMEHELNPRSIEQIQFLLNFVDERADRSHTFADFEAYCRIRRSEEDKSDL
- a CDS encoding FeoA family protein → MFLTELSQSERGRITMIPGWGRARQDLALRGLSEGCTVKMISAGCGPVVVEVKGITLAIGRRMAGRIRVLRIDS
- a CDS encoding FeoA family protein, which codes for MKKKLSEMDFGDYGTVCEISSNKSGLRALGVREGKTLTMVTKQPVKGPVVVMLGEVEVAMGLEMADSVFVECS
- a CDS encoding FeoB small GTPase domain-containing protein, whose amino-acid sequence is MAEKTRKIKKIMMVGNPNVGKSALFNRLTGGEAIVSNYPGTTVDYTKGEFAEGGVFYEVTDVPGTYSLEPRDGAEEVAVSLLEKAKGEVVMIVLDATRIERGLYLALEVIERGYPAIISLNMIDEAHDKEVLVNPSELQRLLGVPVVATSAISGEGVKDLAKMAGKARVSDVSQIKAALEGKRKEPAPSGGCMGCGGCGGC